Genomic window (Agrobacterium larrymoorei):
ATGGGCAGCCGATCAGCAGAATGGCAAGGCCCTTGTAGATCCACTCGTCCCAATTCGCCCCCCAGAGAAGCGGCGGCACGAGCGCCACAAGTGCTGCGACGGCCACCACGCCCGGCGTGTAATATTTCGAGAAGCGATCGATGAAGCGTTCGGTCGGCGCTTTGCTTTCCTGCGCTTCCTCCACCAGTTTCACGACACGGGCAATCGTATTGTCGGCAGCGGCCGCCGTGACACGCACCCGCAATGCGGCATCGCCATTCACCGTTCCAGCAAACACGCTGTCGCCGGCATTCTTCTGGACAGGCACGCTTTCGCCCGTCACCGGCGCCTCGTTGATGGCGCTTTCGCCCGAAACGATAACACCATCTGCCGATACACGGTCGCCTGGACGAACCAAGATAATGGCACCGATCTCGAGGCTCTCCGCTGGCACTTCCCTAGTTTTGCCCGCTTCTTCCAAAAGTGCAGTTTTCGGGACGAGGGCAGAGAGCGATTTGATGCTGTCACGCGCTTTACCGGCGGCCACGCCTTCCAGCAATTCGCCCACCAAAAACAGGAAGACGACCGCTGCGGCTTCTTCCGTGGCTCTGATTGCCAGCGCACCAATCGCCGCGATGGTCATCAGCATTTCGATGGAAAAGGGAGTACCCGCCAGCGCCGCCATGATGGCGCGGCGCGCGATCGGCACCAAACCGACCAGCATGGCGATGGCAAAAACATAAAGCTGGACGGACGGCACGAGGTGACCGATCGAATAGGCAACCACCAAAGCTGCGCCAGCCAACAACGTCGCACGGCCCTTCTTGCTTTTCCACCATGGACCGCCGCTCGGTCCATGGTCATGGCCATGCAATCCTTCGACAGCGACAGCACCGTCGCCATGATCGTGATCGCCATGCGTATGATTGTCGTGGTCGTGGTGAGAATGCCTATGGCCTTCTCCGTCTGCGTGATCATGCAAATGACCGCCACAGCACGTCCCACCGTGGTTTGCCGATGTCGGGTTGTCGGCCTGACGCCCCGCCAATCGCTCAACCGAGTAGCCAAGGCCACGAACCTTTTTACCGATGGCGTCAAGATCGCTTGTCTGATCGTGACGGATGCTCATGGTTCCGGCAGTCACAGAGACAGAGACGTCCTCCACGCCCGGCATGCGCCGAACGGCAGTGTCGATCTTACTGGCGCAGGATGCGCAATCCATGCCGCCAACCCGAAATCTGGTCTGTAAATCCGTGCTCATCTGACAGTCCTCTTGATACTGCAGAGGTTCTACGACCTCTAGTAACTAGAGCTACAAGGGCAAAAACGACGTATGGGTTGGAATTATTCGGACGCAGGAACGGAAGCGTTTTGATCCGGCCTTTCGCTTCGGGCATTTTTCGCATAATTGCCCATTGTCAGATTATCGGCATGCCCTCCCCCGCCGATATGCCGAGAGAGAGCGATGCCCAGCCAATCCACCGGACTTCTCTACGCCCTTGGGGCGTTTTCCATATTTGCCGTACAGGATGGCATTTCCAAACATCTCGGCCAGTACTACCCGCCCGTCTTCATCGTGATGCTGCGCTACTGGGCCTTTGCCGTCTTTGCGATTGTCCTCGCCGCACGCTCTCACGACGGGCTGAAGGCAACGATGCGCTCCAAGCGGCTCTTGCTGCAGATCAGCCGCGGCGTGCTGCTTGCGGCTCAGATTGTTCTCTCAATTTTCTCGTTCAGGCTGGTGGGTCTCGCCCACACACATTCCATCTTCGCCTGCATCCCATTGATCGTCGCAGCACTCTCCGTTCCAATGCTTGGGGAGAAGGTCGGCTGGCGCAGATGGTGCGCCATCCTCGTCGGCTTCATCGGCGTGCTGATCATCATCAACCCAGGTGAAACGGGCTTCGATCTGACATTCCTGTTGACCTTTGTCGCAGCCTTCATGCTGGCGCTCTATGGCGTGATGACAAGGCTGGCCAGCCGCACCGATACCGCCATGACCAGCTTCTTTTATACCGGTGTTGCCGGTGCAGCCGCGCTGACACTGATCGGCCCGTTCTACTGGGTCAACATGGTGCCACATGACTGGCTGTGGATGCTGGCGCTCTGCATCACCGGCATGAGCGGCCATTACCTGTTGATCCGCGCTTTCGAGCTGGCGGATGCGGCCTCTGTCCAGCCCTTTTCCTACTATCAGCTGGTGCTGGTCTCCATCGTCGGCGTCACGATCTATGGTGAAGTGCTCACCGCCCATATGGTGATTGGCGCGGCTATCGTCATCGCAGCAGGTCTCTTCACCATCTGGCGCGAGCAACTCACCGCCAGAAGACGCCGACTTCAAGGATTATGACAGCGCGATCCGACTCTCAGTGTCGGCAGCAGACATCGCCGCCTCGCATCGAAGCAGCATGCCATAAAGATCGCGTGGCTCATCCGGATCGGCAAGAAGATCGAGTTCTTCGAACAGGCCGGTCTCCATCAGCTTGGAGCGCACGTAGCGCAGCGCCGAAAAATCCTCGATGGCGAAGCCCACACTGTCGAACAGCGTGATCTGCCGCTCGCTCTTGCGACCCACCGTCTTGCCGGCCATGACCTGCCACAACTCGATGACCGGATGGTCTGCATCCAACTGCTGGATCTCCCCTTCGATCCGCGTCTGCGGCGGGTATTCGACGAAAATATCCGAGCGCAGCAGGATGTCGCGATGCAGTTCGGTCTTGCCGGGGCAATCACCGCCGACGGCGTTGATGTGAACGCCGGGGCCGACCATGTTGTCGGTCAGGATCGTGGCATATTGCTTGTCTGCGGTGACGGTGGTGATGATATCGGCACCCTCGACCGCCTGTTCAGCGCTGTCGCAGATGGTGATGGAAAAGCCGAGCCCGCGTAAGTTTGCCTCGCATTTGCGGCTAGCCAGCGGATCGATATCGTAAAGCCGCAACTGATCGACACCGAGGATCGCCTTGAATGCCCGCGCCTGGAACTCGCTCTGCGCCCCGTTGCCGATGATTGCCATGGAACGTGCATCGGCCCTCGCCACATGCTTCGCGGCAACGGCAGAGGTGGCAGCGGTCCTGAGCGCCGTCAGGATCGTCATTTCGGACAGCAGCATCGGATAGCCGTTGCCGACATCGGACAGAACGCCGAAAGCCGTCACCGTCTGCCGGCCATCGCGGGTGTTCTTCGGATGCCCGTTGACATATTTGAAGCCGTAAAGCGTGCCGTCACTTGTCGGCATCAACTCTATCACCCCTTCCTGCGAATGGGAGGCGACGCGCGGTGTCTTGTCGAAGCTCTCCCAGCGCAGAAAATCCTCTTCGATCACGTCCGCAAGTTCACGCAAGAATGTGTCGATGCCAACCTTCAGCACCAGCTTCATCATATGATCGACGCTGACGAAGGGAACGACGTTCAGTTTTGCAATCGCTGTCATGATCTTTCCTCCTCAGCCTGCGCGCGTTGGGCGGTCGAGAACGCGCTTGCCCATCAGGCTTGCAGTCAGATCCACCATCAGCGTCGCAGTGCGTCCACGTTCATCGAGGAACGGGTTCAGCTCCACCAGATCGAGGCTACTGACGAGACCGCTGTCATGCAGCATCTCCATCACCAGATGCGCCTCACGGAAGGTGGCGCCGCCTGGCACGGTGGTACCGACAGCCGGTGCAATCGACGGATCGAGAAAATCGACATCGAAGCTGACATGCAGCAGCCCGTTGGCCGCCTCCACCCTTGCCAGGAACTCCCGCAACAGGACGGCCACGCCATGCTCATCGATCATGCGCATATCATGCACGGTGATACCGGAACCGCTAAGCGCCGCACGCTCCGCCGGATCGACGCTGCGAATACCGATCATGCAGACATTGTTCGGATCGACAGGATGCGCAAGCGGCGGGAAGTAACCCGCAAAGCCACTTCTCCCCGTGTAATAGGCGACCGGCGTTCCATGCAAATTGCCGCTCTTCGTCGTCTCAAGCGTGTGAAAATCCGTGTGGGCATCCAGCCAAAGCACGAAAAGCGATCGTCCCTGCTCGGCAGCCCGGCGCGACAGCCCGGCAACGGTGCCCGCGGACAGCGCGTGGTCCCCGCCAAGGAAGATCGGCATGGCATCCGCGCTTTCGAGATAGGCTGTCTCGATCAAGGTCTCGGTCCAGGCGACCGTTTCGGGAAGGTGATGCACCGCCGCGTTCGGATGCTGGAGATCGCGAAAAGGCGCGGGCGACACATTGCCGAGATCGCTGACATGATGCCCCAACTCTTCAAGCGCCCCCTTCAGCCCTGCGACCCTGAGAGCGCTGGGCCCCATCTCGCATCCGAGCTGCCCTGCCCCGATCTGCAACGGAACACCGATCAACTTGCAGTCCATCACGTCATCTCCAGTTCCCGATTTTTGATCATGACACCACATTCAGATGGCAGATTGAATGGTAAGGATTGGCAAATTTTCCCATCAAGCTTATCATTCTGATCAATAGCCCTACCAATTTGGTTTTCGATGGATCATCTTGACGAAAAGCTCATCACCCTTCTGCGCCACAATGGCCGAAGAAGCATATCGGACCTTGCGATCGAAACCGGCGCCTCCCGCGCCACGATACGATCGCGCATGGAGAAGCTGGAGCAAAACGGCACGATCATCGGCTACACCGTCATCCTGCGCGCCGACGCGGTCGAGAACGCAATACGCGGCATCATGATGATCGAGATCGAAGGCCACGTCACCGACCGCGTCATCCGCGCCCTCGGCGGCATTTCGGAGGTCTCCGAAATCCACTCGACCAACGGCCGCTGGGACCTGATCGTCGAACTGAGCGCCGCAACGCTGACCGAATTCGACGCGGTACTGCGCCGCATCCGCCTCGTCCCCGGCATCACCGGCAGCGAAACCAGCCTGATCCTCTCGACACAGAGATCCACCAAAGCAAGGCTTTGACCTGAACCGACAAACAAGCTTTGGAAAAAATGCATTTTTCGGCTTGCATAGCCAACCAAATCATCTATATGACGACCCACCAAACGAAACCGCCCGGCGCTTCTCGGATTGGGGAATAGTTCAATGGTAGAACAGCGGACTCTGACTCCGTCGATCTTGGTTCGAATCCAGGTTCCCCAGCCAATTCTCCCTAAATGCCCTTAATTCCTGATTTTCCAGTCGTGCCGGATATCGTTTTGGCATCATTGGCGACCTGATGCCTAGGCGAAATCGCCCTGAGATTGCCTCCAGGGCATCATAAATTTGAGGTGCATAAGTCAGCCGTAGGCCGTTTGCACCCCAGCTTTTATGTTTGAGTGATTTTGCCCATAGGTTCATTGAGTCTGACTGCAGTTCGAGGTGATGGCTGGAGGAGATGTCGCGCGGGGGATTGGGAACAGGTTGGCAATCGAATTGTGAATGGAGACGAAGCGCTTCCAATGGCGTCGTGGCTTGAAGCGCTTCATAATCCGTTCTCACCATCGGAGTGGCTGGAGGGAATTCTCCGCCCGCTTGTTCAAGCCTTTATGCGAGCGGTTATCGATACCAAGCATGGATCTCTGCTTTCGCAGCGACGTTGCCCCAGAACCTCCAACACGAAATCGTCCCCATCGACGGAGCGCCAGAGCCATTGCTTTGCAGCGGATCGAACCAATGGCCTCGTCACAGGCGTCCTTCAACATCCATGGGCGAAGCTCGCTGGCGATTAAGCGCAACCTTTAATATTATAAGGAACTTCCCTTTTTTTGCACATGCGCCAATTCCTCTCTATCAAGCATCACACTCAAGGTGAAAGTCGTCAAAGCAATCGCTGCCCCTGGCCAGAACATAAGTCGAGGATGATCGAAGATAAAGGCGCGGTATTCAAAGAGCATGGAACCCCAATCGGGCTTCGATGGATCCGATCCGAGGCCGATGAAAGCCAGCGAAGCATATGAGACGATGGCTAGACCAGCTTGATTTCCCGCATAGGTCACCATCAAAGGCAACGTGTTGGGCAGCACGTGTCGTGTCATCATTCTAGCGGGTGACACACCAAGACTATGCGCCGCGATGATAAATGGCTGCCCTAAGACGCGTTTTGTCAAAGAATGCGCGAGGAGAGAATGGGGCCCAATCGCGGCAAGCCCGAGCGCAAGCCCCGCACTCAAGGGGGAGAGGCCGAAAAGCGCTGCGGCAACCAGCGCGATGATCAGCGTCGGCACCAGCACGAA
Coding sequences:
- a CDS encoding ABC transporter permease; protein product: MIRYGLLLLVFAFLIAGGIWQPHDPNAVSLLDRYASGSSQHFLGTDQLGRDLLSRVLVGGWRTGCVIFAVCSIGFVVGSFLGTSAAVLGGWVEALILRSCEFFVLVPTLIIALVAAALFGLSPLSAGLALGLAAIGPHSLLAHSLTKRVLGQPFIIAAHSLGVSPARMMTRHVLPNTLPLMVTYAGNQAGLAIVSYASLAFIGLGSDPSKPDWGSMLFEYRAFIFDHPRLMFWPGAAIALTTFTLSVMLDREELAHVQKKGSSL
- the rocF gene encoding arginase; this translates as MDCKLIGVPLQIGAGQLGCEMGPSALRVAGLKGALEELGHHVSDLGNVSPAPFRDLQHPNAAVHHLPETVAWTETLIETAYLESADAMPIFLGGDHALSAGTVAGLSRRAAEQGRSLFVLWLDAHTDFHTLETTKSGNLHGTPVAYYTGRSGFAGYFPPLAHPVDPNNVCMIGIRSVDPAERAALSGSGITVHDMRMIDEHGVAVLLREFLARVEAANGLLHVSFDVDFLDPSIAPAVGTTVPGGATFREAHLVMEMLHDSGLVSSLDLVELNPFLDERGRTATLMVDLTASLMGKRVLDRPTRAG
- a CDS encoding heavy metal translocating P-type ATPase, which produces MSTDLQTRFRVGGMDCASCASKIDTAVRRMPGVEDVSVSVTAGTMSIRHDQTSDLDAIGKKVRGLGYSVERLAGRQADNPTSANHGGTCCGGHLHDHADGEGHRHSHHDHDNHTHGDHDHGDGAVAVEGLHGHDHGPSGGPWWKSKKGRATLLAGAALVVAYSIGHLVPSVQLYVFAIAMLVGLVPIARRAIMAALAGTPFSIEMLMTIAAIGALAIRATEEAAAVVFLFLVGELLEGVAAGKARDSIKSLSALVPKTALLEEAGKTREVPAESLEIGAIILVRPGDRVSADGVIVSGESAINEAPVTGESVPVQKNAGDSVFAGTVNGDAALRVRVTAAAADNTIARVVKLVEEAQESKAPTERFIDRFSKYYTPGVVAVAALVALVPPLLWGANWDEWIYKGLAILLIGCPCALVISTPAAIAASLSAGARRGLLLKGGAVLEGLGRLTAVALDKTGTLTEGKPKVTDIVSFGSTAPEVLRLAAALETGSSHPLALAILEKASEDRIVAPAASDAKALGGKGVSATVGGQSVFLGSAKAALAMVDIPAADQSALGALNDEGKTVSVLVVDGKLAGAIAMRDEPRADAAEGLKALKDKGVRIVMLTGDNARTASAIGKTLAIEVRADLLPEDKQRIVGELKQQGFFVGKVGDGINDAPALAAADVGIAMGGGTDVALETAEAAILHGRVGDIARMIDLSKRTMRNIYQNIAISLGLKAVFLVTTIIGVTGLWPAILADTGATVLVTMNALRLLRTVK
- a CDS encoding ornithine cyclodeaminase, with translation MTAIAKLNVVPFVSVDHMMKLVLKVGIDTFLRELADVIEEDFLRWESFDKTPRVASHSQEGVIELMPTSDGTLYGFKYVNGHPKNTRDGRQTVTAFGVLSDVGNGYPMLLSEMTILTALRTAATSAVAAKHVARADARSMAIIGNGAQSEFQARAFKAILGVDQLRLYDIDPLASRKCEANLRGLGFSITICDSAEQAVEGADIITTVTADKQYATILTDNMVGPGVHINAVGGDCPGKTELHRDILLRSDIFVEYPPQTRIEGEIQQLDADHPVIELWQVMAGKTVGRKSERQITLFDSVGFAIEDFSALRYVRSKLMETGLFEELDLLADPDEPRDLYGMLLRCEAAMSAADTESRIALS
- a CDS encoding DMT family transporter; the protein is MPSQSTGLLYALGAFSIFAVQDGISKHLGQYYPPVFIVMLRYWAFAVFAIVLAARSHDGLKATMRSKRLLLQISRGVLLAAQIVLSIFSFRLVGLAHTHSIFACIPLIVAALSVPMLGEKVGWRRWCAILVGFIGVLIIINPGETGFDLTFLLTFVAAFMLALYGVMTRLASRTDTAMTSFFYTGVAGAAALTLIGPFYWVNMVPHDWLWMLALCITGMSGHYLLIRAFELADAASVQPFSYYQLVLVSIVGVTIYGEVLTAHMVIGAAIVIAAGLFTIWREQLTARRRRLQGL
- a CDS encoding Lrp/AsnC family transcriptional regulator, encoding MDHLDEKLITLLRHNGRRSISDLAIETGASRATIRSRMEKLEQNGTIIGYTVILRADAVENAIRGIMMIEIEGHVTDRVIRALGGISEVSEIHSTNGRWDLIVELSAATLTEFDAVLRRIRLVPGITGSETSLILSTQRSTKARL